The DNA region CCATCCCCAGTCACGTAAATCAAATTTGGATGGAAGAGCAGCAACATTAATGGTATTGTTATGCAATGTTAATTCAATGCCTTCTCCAACCACTACCGTCAGATAATACGTATTGTTGGTTGAGATGTCGTCATTTACAAGAGTATTGTTTTCTAAACTGCATTCCTTATCGAAAACAGAATAAATGGCATTTGTATTGTTTTCAAATAATGTGTTCTTAATGTTATATGACGTATCGTATGCATATATTGCATTACCGTCGGCTGCGAGGTTATTTATAAATCTGGAATCGGTTATGTTTAATGTACTGATATCACTGTATATTGCTCCACCGTAGGTTGGATAATCATCAATCAATTCAACGCCATCTGAATCGAAAGTACAATTGCTGATTGCGCTGTCTACAAATGAAAGATAAATTGCTCCTCCATAATATTTGGCGTGAGTGTTTATGAATTGGGTATTGTTTAGCCAGAATTTTCCTGCCAATTGGATATATGCTCCACCAAATTCGGAATATGTGTCCTTAAATACGCTGTCAAGTATGGTCACATTACCTTCGGAAAGAGCTGATCCTGCGATGTCCACATAAACGGCTCCCGCATTTTTAGAGGAGGTAGTGTTTATGAATTCACAATTTTCAATATAGAGTTCACCGCCATCCCTAAGGCTCACTGCACCTGCACTCTTATTGGCTTTCAGATTATTAAATTTGGAATTCAATATTCTGGCTTTAGCACCCGTAAGATATACTGCCGGTGAATAGTCTGTAATAATATTTTCAAAAGTAGCATTATCTATATAAACAGATGAACCGGTGTGACCGTAAATTTGACCTGCTTTGGCAAATCTTTGTGAAGTTAAGTATGCATTGTAAAGGTCCAGCTCACCTTTCTGAACAAATATTGCGCCTCTCTCACCGGCATTGTCAATGAATTTTGAATTGTTACAGACAAGAGTTGAATCCCCGTAAAGCCCTATGGCTCCACCGATACTTCCATTATTGTTAATGAAAGTAAAATTGTCAAATATTAATGATGAACCGGTGGCATATATCGCTCCGCCTTTTTGAGCATTACCGTTGATTAAAACCAAATCCTTTAATGTAACGTTGTTTGCTGTAATGTTGAATATTCTTGATAGGTTTTTTGCGTCAAGTATGTGGCCGTTACCGTTAAGGACAAAATTATCCTTGTTGATTAAAACTCCAGTATTATTATCGGTTTCATTGTAGAATGAATAATCGTCGTCCAGAGTCAGATATTGTCCTGCCGCATTAATGAGTCTTTCCAATTCCGTAAATGTATTGTTTTTGTTTGAATCCGCAACAGTGTAGACTTTTAGACATACAATATAACCTGAGTCATAGGTATCTTTCATAGATTCTCCGTCGAAGGATATGAATGAGAGATTTTGAGTGTAATGTGGCCTGACATCAGTTAAGTTAACGGTTGGTGCGACATTTGAAGTTATTGCTGCTTTGAAAACATCACCTTCTTTAATTGGTATGTATTCATTTAACTTGATTGTGTGGTAACCGTAGTATGGTGACACCCCGGTTTGAGTCAGTTTCAATTCGTCGTTTACATAAATTTCAACCGTATAATCGTTGCCTTCCTTATTGAAGTATGTTCCGACAGCCGCAATCAAATCATCGTCCAATGCTTCAAATACATTCATATAACTTACATTTTGATTGCCGGATTTGAACTCTGTTCCCCACATGAGACTATATTGATAGTTTTTATTGTATGGTTCGGTATTTTCAATAATTATTGAAGTGGCATAATTTGACACGTCTTTAGAATTCATTAATGTCTTATCGTAATATGAAACATAGAGGAATCCATTGTCTCCCCATTCTGTACTATAACTGTTTTTTACAATCCATGCGCCGTTGCCCGGAGGCGTGATTAGGAAGTTGCTTGCATTATAATTATCATCCCATCCTACAATTGAAACATCATGATTTGGACCTTCAGGCGTGTCGACATATTGTGCATGGGTTTCTGGATTATAATAAGGATTTACTTCATCATATGTTGATTGACCGAAAAAGGACACATCTATGGAACCGTATTTCATGATTGCCAATTTGAGCTGTGTGCCGTTTGGTATCTCAATGTTCGGTGTAAACATCACATCCTGAACATGGACATCATTCAGGGTTGTGATTACAGGTGAAATTTTTCCAACTTCATCATAGGTATCCGCATCCTGTGTGAATGCTCCAAGCCAGCTTAACAAATAAGCTGTGGAAAGAATGTTGGCTCCAAATTCTCCTGTTCCGCCGCAACCGTAAATTGAATATTGGATCATGGTATTCTGCATGTTATTTTCTGAAAAATCAGTTGTGATGTTTGCAGCTTTCAGTAATGCTGATTCCAAGGTACCAATCATTCCGAATGTCCAGCAGGCACCCATCCAACCCTGATTTTTAACGGATGAAACCCATCCATAATCACGTAAATCAAATTTATCTGGAATGTCAGTGATATTGATGGTATTGTTAAGCAATACCAATTGCATGCCTTGTCCAATTATTATTGTTTCATAATATGTGTTGTTTAGTGAGAGATTACCGTCATTAACATAATCATTGTTTTCTAAAACAGATTCTCCATCGAAAACAGTGTAGATAGGGTTCGTATTGTTTTCAAATGTTGAATTTCTGATGTTGTATGATGTATCGTATGCATATATTGCGCTTCCTGCACTTGCCCCATTATTGAAAAATTTAGAATCATTTATATTTAGTGTGCTCTTATCAGAGAATATTGCACCGCCATATGTCAGATATCCTTCAATAATGCTGACTCCATTTGAATCAAAGGTACAATTATTGATTTCAGTATTTGTATATGAAAGGTAAATCACACCTCCATTATATTCAGCATGAGAGTTTATGAATTCAGTATTCTTTAACACGAAATCTCCGCTCAATTGGACATATGCTCCACCAAATTCAGAATAGGTGTCCTTAAATTTGGTACCGATTATGGTCACATTACCTGCATATTCCTTATCTCCAGCAACATCAGCAAAAATGGCACCTCCATTTTTAGAAGAAGTAACATTTTCGAATTCACAATTTTCAATATATATTTCTCCGCCGGATTTAGTAGCAATTGCACCTGCAGTAATATTGGCTTTCAAATCAATGAATTTGGAATTGACTATTGAAGCTTTTTTAGCATATTTAATATATATCGCCGGTGCATAAGATGCAGTAATATTGGTAAAAGTAGTGTTTTCTATATAAACTTCAGCATGTGAAAAGTCAATTTGGGAACCTTTAGCGGAATTTTTTGAGGTAAAACTTGAATTGTAAAGTTTCACTTCACTACTCTCAGCAACAATGGATGAACCACTTTCGGCAAAATTATCAATAAATATACAATTAGAAATAATAAATGCACCTTCCCTAATTCCTAAAGCTCCCCCCTCTTTGTTTGCATGATTGCTAATGAAGGTAACATTATTTAATGTTAGTGTTCCAACAGCACGTATTCCACCACAATTTGCGGAATTACCGTTGATTAAAATCAAATCATTTAATGTTATGTTATTTCCGTTAATGGTGAATAGTCTTGATTGATTGTTTCCATCTATTGTGCGGCCGTTACCGTTAAGGACAAAATTATCCTTAGCAATAACAATACCATTACTGTCATCAGTCGCATTGTTGAAGGCATAGTCCTTGGTTAAATCCAAAGTCGTGCCAGTATTATTTATTTCATCAGTCAAATCGGTGAATGAAGCTTCATCCACCATATACATGTCTTCCTGACCGTCATCACTTATAATCTCATCGGAAATGTCGTCTGCTGCGCAGACTGCCCCNNNNNNNNNNNNNNNNNNNNNNNNNNNNNNNNNNNNNNNNNNNNNNNNNNNNNNNNNNNNNNNNNNNNNNNNNNNNNNNNNNNNNNNNNNNNNNNNNNNNNNNNNNNNNNNNNNNNNNNNNNNNNNNNNNNNNNNNNNNNNNNNNNNNNNNNNNNNNNNNNNNNNNNNNNNNNNNNNNNNNNNNNNNNNNNNNNNNNNNNNNNNNNNNNNNNNNNNNNNNNNNNNATAATCTTTAAGACCTTCATAATTATCACAATATAAATTTATGTAAAAAATCACTATTTAAGTATTTATATTTGGATTTCAGCGGTTAATGGAGTGTCAAGTTATTAAAAAAAAGAATTAAAAGGATTAAATAAATTAATCCTTAATAGTTATTGTATTTGAAATTTTCAAGTTATCATACTCTGAAGTGATGATATATTCGCCGACCATCAGGTTGATGTTTAATCTGGCAATTCCTGCAGAATCGGTTGTGCGGTTGTAGAAGACCCCGTTGATGTTGAAGGTTACTGAAACTCCAGCCAATGGATTTCCTTGACCATCCAGAACGGTTACGTTGAATGTTGAGCCGTCTTTATATTTCATTTCCAAATCCTCAGCTTCCAATGTGGATAAAACAGTTATGTTATAGGACATCTGAAGGCCAGTCAACGGATCAATAGCAGTCAAAATGTACTCACCAGGGTTCAAGTTGATGTTCAAACGAGCAGTACCGTTTTCATTGGTTACACGATTATAGAACACACCGTTGATGTTCATGGTAATGTTTTGTCCTGCTACAGGAATACTTTCACCATTAATTAATGAAATATAGAACTGTGATTCATTTTTAAAGTATTTAACCAGGTTTTCAGCAATTAATGTTGGCAATACTGTAATGGTATTTTCAACTGTTGTGCCGTTGAATGTTGTTTTAATGGTGTAGTTGCCAGGTTCTAAGTTAATAGCTATGGAAGCAGTTCCATTTTCATCACTAACTCTAGTGTAATTTCCGCCATTGATTTCAAAGATTACAGTTTCATTAGCAACACCGATATCTGCCTCAAATTTGGAATCATTTTTATAGATTTTAACCAAATCTTGGGTGTAAATAGGTAAAGCAACAGTGTAAACTTTTAAACATGCAATATAACCTAAATCATAGGTATCTTCCCAGTTTTTTCCGTCGAAGGATATGAATGAGACATTTTGAGCATAATGTGACCTGACATATGTTAAGTTAACGGTTGGTGCAGCATTTGAAGTTATTACTGCTTTGAAAACATCTCCTTTCTTGATTGGTATGTATTCATTTAACTTGATTGTGCGGTAACCGAAGTATGGTGACACTCCAGTTTGAGTCAATTTTAATTCGTCATTTACATAAATCTCGACCGTATAATTCATGCCTTCCTTATCAAAGTATGTTCCGACAGCTGCGATCAAATCATCATCCAATGCTTCAAATTCACTCTTATAACTTACATTTTGATTGCCTGATTTAAAATCGCCTCCCCATATAAGATTATATTGGTAGTTTTTATTGTATGGTTCGGTATTTTCAATTATTATCGAAGTAGCATAATTTGACACGTCTTTAGAGTTCAGTAATGTCTTATCATAATATGAAATGTAGAAAAATCCATTGTCTCCCCAGTTGGTACCGTAACTGTTTTTGACAATCCATGCACCGTCGCCAGGAGGTGTGATTAAGAAGTTGCTTGCATTAAAATTATCGTCCCATCCTATAATTGAAACCGCATGACTTGGTTCTATAGATTCATTAACATAATGTGCATAGGTTTCAGGATTATAATAAGGATTTACCTCATTAGTTGTGGCTTGCCCGAAAAAGCCCACGTCTATGGAACCGTATTTCATGATTGCCAATTTGAGCTGCGTGCCATTTGGTATTTCATTGTTAGGTGTAAACATCACATCCTGAACATGGATATCATTCAGGGTTGTGATTACAGGTGAGAGTTTTCCCATTTCATCATAGATATCCGCATCCTGCGTGAATGCTCCAAGCCAGCTCAGCAAATAACCTGTGGAAATACAGTTCATTCCACCTTCCATTATCAAAGAGCATCCATAAATTGAATATTTCAGCATGGTATTCTGCATGTTGTTTTCTGAAAAATCAGTTGTGATGTTTGCAGCTTTAAGCAATGCTGATTCCAGGGTACCGGTCATTCCGAATGTCCAGCATGCACCCATTCCTGCTTGATTTTTAACGGATGAAACCCATCCGTAATCACGTAAATCAAATTTATCTGGAATGATAGTGGTATTGATAGTATTGTTAAGCAATACCAATTGCATGCCTTGTCCAATCATTATTGTTTCATAATATGTGTTGTTTGTTGAGACATTATCGTCATTAAAACAGGTATTGTTTTCTAAAACAGATTCTTTATCGAAAACAGTGTAGATTGGGTTTGTATTGTTTTCAAATATTGAATTTTTGATGCTGTATGATGTATCGTATGCATATATTGCGCTTCCTGCACTTGCAACATTATTAAAAAATTTAGAATCATTTATATTTAGTGTGCCCATATCACAGTATATTGCACCGCCATGTGTCGGATATCCTTCAATAACGCTGACGCCATTTGAATCAAAGGTACAATTATCGATTTCGGCATTTGTATATGAAATATAAACTGCACCTCCGTCATATTCAGCATGAGAGTTTATGAATTCCGTATTCTTTAACACGAAATCTCCGCCCAATTGGACATATGCTCCGCCAAATCCAGAATAGGTGTCCTTAAATTTGGTACCAATTATGGTCACATTACCGGCAGTGCCTTTCGCTCCAGCAACATCAGCAAAAATGGCACCTCCATTTTTAGAAGAAGTAACATTTTCGAATTCACAATTTTCAATATATAGTTCTCCACCCTCTTTAGTGGCAATTGCCCCTGCAGTAATATCAGCTTTTAAATCCATGAATTTAGAATTGATTATTGAAGCTTTAGAAGATGTAATATATATTGCCGGCGCATAAGATGAAGTAATATTGGCAAAAGTAGTGTTTTCTATATACGCTTCAGTGCCCGGAGTAAGGTAAATTTGGGAAATTTTAACCAATTCTTTTGAGGTTATGTATGAATTATAAAGTTTCAGTTCACTATCCATAACAAGGATGGATGGTCCATCTTCAGCATAACTATCAATAAATCGAGTATTGTTACAAATAAGGATTCCACCATCTATTCCTATAGCTCCTCCTTGATTGTCTGCATGATTGTTAATGAAAGTAACATTATTTAATGTTAGTGTTCCACCAGCACGTATTCCAGCACAATTCCTGTAATTACCGTTGATTAAAATTAAATCATTTAATGTTATATTATTTCCACTAATGGCGAATAGTCTTGATTGGTTGTTTCCGTCAATTGTGCGGCCGTTACCGTTAAGGACAAAATTATCCTTAGCAATAACAATACCGCTACTGTCATCAGTTGCATTGTTGAAGGCATAGTCCCTGGTTAAATCCAAAGTCGTGCCAGTATTATTTATTTCATCAGTCAAATCTGTGAATGAGGCTTCATCCACCATATACATGTCTTCCTGACCGTCATCACTTATAATCTCATCGGAAATGTCGTCTGCTGCACAAACAGCCCCCACCGACATGATTAA from Methanobrevibacter millerae includes:
- a CDS encoding C1 family peptidase, producing the protein GAVCAADDISDEIISDDGQEDMYMVDEASFTDLTDEINNTGTTLDLTKDYAFNNATDDSNGIVIAKDNFVLNGNGRTIDGNNQSRLFTINGNNITLNDLILINGNSANCGGIRAVGTLTLNNVTFISNHANKEGGALGIREGAFIISNCIFIDNFAESGSSIVAESSEVKLYNSSFTSKNSAKGSQIDFSHAEVYIENTTFTNITASYAPAIYIKYAKKASIVNSKFIDLKANITAGAIATKSGGEIYIENCEFENVTSSKNGGAIFADVAGDKEYAGNVTIIGTKFKDTYSEFGGAYVQLSGDFVLKNTEFINSHAEYNGGVIYLSYTNTEINNCTFDSNGVSIIEGYLTYGGAIFSDKSTLNINDSKFFNNGASAGSAIYAYDTSYNIRNSTFENNTNPIYTVFDGESVLENNDYVNDGNLSLNNTYYETIIIGQGMQLVLLNNTINITDIPDKFDLRDYGWVSSVKNQGWMGACWTFGMIGTLESALLKAANITTDFSENNMQNTMIQYSIYGCGGTGEFGANILSTAYLLSWLGAFTQDADTYDEVGKISPVITTLNDVHVQDVMFTPNIEIPNGTQLKLAIMKYGSIDVSFFGQSTYDEVNPYYNPETHAQYVDTPEGPNHDVSIVGWDDNYNASNFLITPPGNGAWIVKNSYSTEWGDNGFLYVSYYDKTLMNSKDVSNYATSIIIENTEPYNKNYQYSLMWGTEFKSGNQNVSYMNVFEALDDDLIAAVGTYFNKEGNDYTVEIYVNDELKLTQTGVSPYYGYHTIKLNEYIPIKEGDVFKAAITSNVAPTVNLTDVRPHYTQNLSFISFDGESMKDTYDSGYIVCLKVYTVADSNKNNTFTELERLINAAGQYLTLDDDYSFYNETDNNTGVLINKDNFVLNGNGHILDAKNLSRIFNITANNVTLKDLVLINGNAQKGGAIYATGSSLIFDNFTFINNNGSIGGAIGLYGDSTLVCNNSKFIDNAGERGAIFVQKGELDLYNAYLTSQRFAKAGQIYGHTGSSVYIDNATFENIITDYSPAVYLTGAKARILNSKFNNLKANKSAGAVSLRDGGELYIENCEFINTTSSKNAGAVYVDIAGSALSEGNVTILDSVFKDTYSEFGGAYIQLAGKFWLNNTQFINTHAKYYGGAIYLSFVDSAISNCTFDSDGVELIDDYPTYGGAIYSDISTLNITDSRFINNLAADGNAIYAYDTSYNIKNTLFENNTNAIYSVFDKECSLENNTLVNDDISTNNTYYLTVVVGEGIELTLHNNTINVAALPSKFDLRDWGWVSTVRDQGWMNACWTFGMTGSLESALLKATDVKYDTSMNNMKLVMKYSPYGIYEVFEGGYNLASVSYLLSWLGAIPYDADTYDELGKITAVNLTGPNIHVQDLIFVPNNEIPNGTEIKKAVLKYGSLDVSYFGQSSYDEESPYYNEETYAQYVNVPESANHEVAIIGWDDNFPKEKFLVTPPGDGAWIIKNSWGPDFGDHGCMYVSYYDQSLLAYTPGMIANYAAVPIIENTVPYNKNYQYDLVWISNSEAGNGTISYMNVFEALETDAIAAVGTYFNGSGINYTVEIYVNDVLKLTQEGVSPYLGYHTIKLDEYIPIKAGDIFKAKITSNWVPYILLDDTRVHFTNGMSYVCKDGETWEDAYDLGYIASLKVYTVAIPFYTEDLVKIYKNDSKFEANIGVANQTVTFEVNGGTYNRTSDENGTARIAINLNPGEYTIKTTFNGTTVENSITVLPTLIADNLVKYFRNASQFYVTLIDGQGNPVAGQNVTMNINGVFYTRVTNENGTARLNINLNPGEYILTAIDPLTGLQMSYNITVLSILEADDLEMNYKDGSTFNVTVLDGQGNPLAGVSVTFNINGVFYNRTTDSNGIARLNINLMAGEYIITSEYDDLKISNTITIKG
- a CDS encoding C1 family peptidase, with amino-acid sequence MKVLKIMIVMLVLIMSVGAVCAADDISDEIISDDGQEDMYMVDEASFTDLTDEINNTGTTLDLTRDYAFNNATDDSSGIVIAKDNFVLNGNGRTIDGNNQSRLFAISGNNITLNDLILINGNYRNCAGIRAGGTLTLNNVTFINNHADNQGGAIGIDGGILICNNTRFIDSYAEDGPSILVMDSELKLYNSYITSKELVKISQIYLTPGTEAYIENTTFANITSSYAPAIYITSSKASIINSKFMDLKADITAGAIATKEGGELYIENCEFENVTSSKNGGAIFADVAGAKGTAGNVTIIGTKFKDTYSGFGGAYVQLGGDFVLKNTEFINSHAEYDGGAVYISYTNAEIDNCTFDSNGVSVIEGYPTHGGAIYCDMGTLNINDSKFFNNVASAGSAIYAYDTSYSIKNSIFENNTNPIYTVFDKESVLENNTCFNDDNVSTNNTYYETIMIGQGMQLVLLNNTINTTIIPDKFDLRDYGWVSSVKNQAGMGACWTFGMTGTLESALLKAANITTDFSENNMQNTMLKYSIYGCSLIMEGGMNCISTGYLLSWLGAFTQDADIYDEMGKLSPVITTLNDIHVQDVMFTPNNEIPNGTQLKLAIMKYGSIDVGFFGQATTNEVNPYYNPETYAHYVNESIEPSHAVSIIGWDDNFNASNFLITPPGDGAWIVKNSYGTNWGDNGFFYISYYDKTLLNSKDVSNYATSIIIENTEPYNKNYQYNLIWGGDFKSGNQNVSYKSEFEALDDDLIAAVGTYFDKEGMNYTVEIYVNDELKLTQTGVSPYFGYRTIKLNEYIPIKKGDVFKAVITSNAAPTVNLTYVRSHYAQNVSFISFDGKNWEDTYDLGYIACLKVYTVALPIYTQDLVKIYKNDSKFEADIGVANETVIFEINGGNYTRVSDENGTASIAINLEPGNYTIKTTFNGTTVENTITVLPTLIAENLVKYFKNESQFYISLINGESIPVAGQNITMNINGVFYNRVTNENGTARLNINLNPGEYILTAIDPLTGLQMSYNITVLSTLEAEDLEMKYKDGSTFNVTVLDGQGNPLAGVSVTFNINGVFYNRTTDSAGIARLNINLMVGEYIITSEYDNLKISNTITIKD